From one Pseudobdellovibrionaceae bacterium genomic stretch:
- a CDS encoding 6,7-dimethyl-8-ribityllumazine synthase — protein sequence MNLIQGELNYREDLKIGLVTSRFNQEITERLETCALKRLADLGFKESQLVVTRVPGALEIPFAVQALLRHGCDGVVALGAVIRGETSHYDYVCAGAERGCSHLQIKYKKPVAFGVLTTENEEQALARSGGDKCDKGAEAVDVVIELIDLMKKLKENKNT from the coding sequence ATGAATCTCATCCAGGGTGAATTGAACTATCGCGAAGATCTAAAGATTGGTCTGGTCACCTCTCGGTTCAATCAGGAAATCACTGAGAGATTGGAAACCTGTGCTCTCAAACGCTTGGCAGACCTTGGTTTTAAAGAGAGTCAGTTGGTGGTCACTCGGGTCCCGGGTGCCCTAGAGATCCCCTTTGCTGTCCAGGCCTTATTGAGGCACGGCTGTGATGGTGTGGTGGCTCTTGGAGCGGTTATTCGTGGTGAGACCAGCCATTATGATTATGTGTGTGCCGGGGCCGAGCGGGGATGCTCCCATCTGCAGATCAAATACAAGAAGCCTGTGGCCTTCGGAGTTCTGACCACAGAGAATGAAGAGCAGGCGTTGGCAAGAAGTGGCGGCGACAAATGCGACAAAGGCGCTGAGGCCGTCGACGTGGTGATTGAGTTAATCGATTTGATGAAAAAGTTAAAAGAGAACAAAAACACCTAG